From Lawsonia intracellularis PHE/MN1-00, the proteins below share one genomic window:
- a CDS encoding tetracycline resistance ribosomal protection protein Tet(W) has translation MNIINIGILAHVDAGKTTLTESLLYASGTISEPGSVEKGTTRTDTMFLERQRGITIQTAVTSFQWHSCKVNIVDTPGHMDFLAEVYRSLAVLDGAILVLSAKDGVQAQTRVLFHALRKLNIPTIIFINKIDQVGIDLESVYQSVRDKLSADIIIKQTVSLSSKITLTENTSAEVWDSVIENNDELLAKYIAGESISQKELAQEEQRRVQDASLLPVYHGSAKNGLGIQQLMDAVIGLFQSTKEQGSAALCGRVFKVEYTDCGQRLVYLRLYSGTLRLRDTVALAGREKLKITEMRIPSKGEIVRTDTAHKGEIVILPSDSLRLNDILGDKTQLPREMWSDVPFPMLRTTITPKTAEQRDRLLDALTQIADTDPLLHYEVDSTTHEIILSFLGRMQLEVVSALLTEKYKIETAVKEPTVIYLERPLKVASHTIHIEVPPNPFWASIGLSVTPLPLGSGVKYESRVSLGYLNQSFQNAVMDGIRYGLGQGLCGWNVTDCKICFEYGLYYSPVSTPADFRSLAPIVLEQALKKSGTQLLEPYLSFTLYAPQEYLSRAYHDAPKYCATIETAQIKKDEVVFTGEIPARCIQAYRTDLAFYTNGRSVCLTELKGYQATVGEPIIQPRRPNSRLDKVRHMFSKIP, from the coding sequence ATGAACATTATCAATATCGGGATTCTTGCCCATGTAGATGCGGGCAAGACGACACTGACAGAAAGCCTGCTGTATGCCAGCGGAACCATTTCAGAGCCGGGGAGCGTCGAAAAAGGGACAACGAGAACGGACACTATGTTTTTGGAGCGGCAGCGTGGAATTACCATTCAAACGGCAGTCACTTCTTTCCAGTGGCACAGTTGTAAAGTCAATATTGTGGATACTCCCGGCCACATGGATTTCTTGGCAGAGGTATACCGCTCTCTGGCTGTTTTGGACGGGGCCATCTTGGTGCTCTCCGCTAAAGATGGCGTGCAGGCCCAGACCCGTGTTCTGTTCCATGCCCTACGGAAATTGAACATCCCCACCATTATCTTTATCAACAAGATCGACCAGGTTGGCATTGATTTGGAGAGCGTATATCAGTCTGTTCGGGATAAGCTCTCCGCTGATATTATCATCAAGCAGACAGTGTCGCTGTCCTCGAAAATAACTCTGACAGAAAACACTAGTGCAGAGGTTTGGGATTCGGTCATCGAAAATAACGATGAGTTATTGGCAAAGTATATCGCAGGAGAATCAATCAGTCAGAAAGAACTTGCGCAAGAAGAACAGCGGCGAGTTCAAGACGCCTCCCTGCTCCCGGTCTATCATGGTAGCGCCAAAAACGGCCTTGGCATTCAACAGTTGATGGATGCGGTGATAGGGCTGTTCCAATCGACCAAGGAACAGGGGAGCGCCGCCCTGTGCGGTAGAGTTTTTAAGGTGGAGTATACAGATTGCGGCCAGAGGCTTGTCTATCTGCGGCTATACAGCGGAACGCTGCGTCTGCGGGATACGGTGGCCCTAGCCGGGAGAGAAAAGCTGAAAATCACAGAGATGCGTATTCCATCCAAAGGGGAGATTGTTCGGACAGATACCGCCCATAAGGGCGAAATTGTCATCCTTCCCAGCGACAGCTTGAGATTAAACGATATATTGGGGGACAAAACCCAACTTCCTCGTGAAATGTGGAGTGATGTTCCCTTCCCTATGCTGCGGACGACGATTACGCCAAAAACGGCAGAGCAAAGAGACCGGTTGCTGGACGCTCTTACGCAAATTGCGGATACTGACCCGCTTTTGCACTACGAGGTGGATTCCACCACCCATGAGATCATTCTTTCTTTTTTGGGTCGGATGCAGTTGGAGGTTGTTTCCGCTTTGCTGACGGAAAAATACAAGATTGAAACAGCAGTGAAGGAACCCACCGTCATTTATTTAGAGCGGCCGCTCAAAGTGGCCAGTCACACCATCCATATCGAGGTGCCGCCTAACCCGTTTTGGGCATCTATCGGACTGTCTGTTACACCGCTCCCGCTTGGCTCCGGTGTAAAATACGAGAGCCGGGTTTCCCTGGGATACCTGAACCAGAGTTTTCAAAACGCTGTCATGGATGGTATCCGTTACGGTTTGGGGCAAGGCTTGTGTGGCTGGAACGTAACGGACTGTAAGATTTGCTTTGAATACGGACTTTACTATAGCCCGGTCAGTACGCCGGCGGACTTCCGCTCATTGGCCCCGATTGTATTGGAACAGGCATTGAAGAAATCTGGGACGCAGTTGCTGGAACCTTATCTCTCCTTCACCCTCTATGCGCCCCAGGAATACCTTTCCAGGGCTTATCATGATGCGCCGAAATACTGTGCCACCATCGAAACGGCCCAGATAAAAAAGGATGAAGTTGTCTTTACTGGCGAGATTCCCGCCCGTTGCATACAGGCATACCGTACTGATTTGGCCTTTTACACCAACGGGCGGAGTGTGTGCCTGACGGAACTGAAAGGGTATCAGGCCACTGTCGGCGAGCCAATCATCCAGCCCCGTCGTCCAAACAGCCGTTTGGATAAGGTGCGCCATATGTTCAGTAAGATTCCTTGA
- a CDS encoding endonuclease I family protein, with the protein MYYDHQVTLYCGYEYDDQKRICLPDGFIAEKHQKRSYKIEWEHSVPAENFGRAFTEWREGHPLCVDNKGKSFKGRKCAEKVNKTYRYMQSDMYNLFPAVGSVNAARSNKQYSELLGVQSAFGTCEAKIDGNRFEPPDRAKGQVARAALYMDKEYKEYNLSRQQRRLFEAWSNMYPVDEWECTRAKRIESIQGNENIFVKNMCIEKGLW; encoded by the coding sequence GTGTATTACGACCACCAAGTTACACTATACTGCGGATATGAATATGATGACCAAAAAAGGATATGTCTCCCTGATGGATTTATAGCAGAGAAACATCAAAAAAGATCATATAAAATTGAGTGGGAACATAGTGTGCCTGCTGAGAATTTTGGCAGAGCTTTTACTGAATGGCGCGAAGGTCATCCTCTTTGTGTAGATAATAAAGGTAAAAGTTTCAAAGGACGAAAATGTGCAGAAAAAGTAAATAAAACATATAGATATATGCAGTCTGATATGTACAATTTGTTTCCAGCAGTCGGGTCTGTCAATGCTGCGAGAAGCAATAAGCAATACTCAGAGTTACTTGGAGTTCAATCTGCTTTTGGAACGTGTGAGGCAAAAATAGATGGGAATAGATTCGAACCACCGGATAGAGCTAAAGGTCAAGTAGCCCGTGCTGCTCTTTATATGGATAAAGAGTACAAGGAATACAATCTAAGTCGTCAGCAAAGAAGACTTTTTGAGGCTTGGAGTAATATGTATCCAGTCGATGAATGGGAGTGTACACGAGCCAAACGAATCGAATCTATACAGGGAAATGAAAATATTTTTGTAAAAAATATGTGTATCGAAAAGGGGTTATGGTAA
- a CDS encoding ERF family protein, with the protein MTQSTDITKLSQAMLIVQQQLQPAIKDAKNPFIGNKYATLNSVMESCRSLLSSQGIWLTQLPCPAPVELGTGHIGLETRLIHAESGQWISSTAIIPLTKNDPQGMGSAITYARRYSLCAILGIVTEDDDGNAASITPKQAKTRIRPVEATQRQKVASDNSSSTNKILDTSNRPVSLHQNLPKIDGVSFRTVQADDGRMCIVASGRTLEKKELLRASGFKWDSQQKVWWKYDDAA; encoded by the coding sequence ATGACGCAATCCACTGATATCACTAAACTTTCTCAGGCTATGCTCATCGTCCAACAGCAACTTCAACCAGCCATAAAGGACGCCAAAAATCCGTTTATCGGTAACAAATACGCCACACTCAACTCTGTCATGGAATCCTGCCGCAGCCTTCTTTCTTCCCAAGGTATCTGGCTTACCCAACTCCCATGTCCTGCGCCTGTAGAACTCGGGACAGGACATATCGGATTAGAAACAAGACTTATACATGCGGAATCTGGTCAATGGATTTCCAGCACAGCCATCATCCCTCTGACGAAAAATGATCCACAGGGAATGGGCAGTGCTATCACCTATGCCCGGCGGTATTCTCTGTGCGCGATCCTTGGTATCGTGACGGAAGATGATGATGGTAATGCCGCCTCGATTACTCCAAAACAGGCCAAAACGCGAATAAGGCCCGTAGAAGCCACACAGAGACAAAAAGTGGCATCAGACAACTCTTCATCCACGAACAAAATTTTAGACACCTCAAATCGCCCCGTATCGCTTCACCAAAATCTGCCCAAAATCGACGGCGTGAGCTTCAGGACGGTTCAGGCCGATGATGGAAGAATGTGCATCGTGGCATCTGGGCGTACACTGGAGAAAAAGGAATTGCTCAGGGCTTCAGGGTTCAAGTGGGATTCGCAGCAAAAAGTCTGGTGGAAATATGATGATGCTGCATAA
- a CDS encoding AAA family ATPase, with protein MSHPVQLDAGQIFSGKSSGTMIFGYDAPSEYTPSIDPNYLFHESSRDVIVWFLMQNPEPLYICGPTSAGKSSLIRQIAARLNYPVFEATGHDRLEFPDLVGHLSVQNGNMVFEDGPLTLAMKIGGVFLFNEADLCSPATLAGLNTILDGSPLCIAENGGELVKPSPMFRFIVTANSNGNSDETGLYQGVMRQNIAFMDRFMLVEMGYPKAEVERDLLNRMFPEIPAEITEKMVDFANDVRRNFMGNSSAHDALDVTLSTRTLIRWARLTIAFQPLSKQGISPIMYALDRALGFRASTTSRAALHEMAQRIFPSISN; from the coding sequence ATGTCTCATCCTGTTCAACTCGACGCCGGTCAAATTTTCAGTGGCAAATCCTCCGGCACTATGATTTTCGGCTATGACGCACCCTCGGAATACACGCCGTCCATCGATCCCAACTATCTTTTCCATGAGTCCAGCCGTGATGTAATCGTCTGGTTTCTTATGCAAAATCCCGAACCGCTGTACATCTGTGGCCCTACGTCTGCTGGGAAATCGAGTCTCATTCGCCAGATTGCGGCGCGGCTCAATTACCCGGTTTTCGAGGCTACCGGACATGACCGACTGGAGTTCCCTGATTTGGTCGGGCATCTATCCGTACAGAACGGCAACATGGTCTTTGAGGATGGACCGCTTACTCTGGCCATGAAGATTGGCGGCGTATTCCTGTTCAATGAGGCCGATTTGTGCTCTCCGGCTACGCTTGCTGGACTGAACACCATTCTCGACGGTTCTCCGCTCTGCATTGCTGAAAATGGTGGAGAACTCGTCAAGCCAAGCCCCATGTTCCGTTTCATCGTGACGGCCAACTCAAATGGCAACAGCGACGAAACCGGGCTTTATCAGGGAGTCATGCGTCAGAACATCGCCTTCATGGACCGCTTCATGCTGGTGGAAATGGGCTATCCCAAAGCAGAAGTTGAACGTGACCTGCTGAACCGTATGTTCCCGGAAATTCCTGCTGAAATAACGGAGAAGATGGTCGATTTTGCCAACGATGTGCGGCGGAATTTTATGGGCAACTCCTCGGCACATGATGCTCTGGACGTCACGCTTTCGACGCGCACACTCATCCGCTGGGCCAGACTCACCATCGCATTCCAGCCTCTCTCCAAACAGGGAATTTCGCCCATCATGTACGCCTTGGACAGAGCTTTAGGATTCAGGGCGTCCACCACAAGTCGGGCAGCTCTTCACGAAATGGCCCAGAGAATTTTTCCTTCAATAAGCAACTAA
- a CDS encoding DUF3150 domain-containing protein, with protein sequence MEKIMETPILNTPLQVLDNILALNLNITLWSARKKLTAEDFGGVELPPDDLASLGSKKICDPARLNVFTKLKARAFSLLDKHGVRFLSGWAIPDDKAGDIIQGLCEIRDEFFTEKQNFLNVYDAAIADWIARHPSWANIIENSTVSREYVESRMGFSWQLYRVSPAAGLESDLAMTESGLHEEVEGLGSTLFAEIAKDAAEIWKKVFEGKTEVTHKALSPLKTMRNKLAGLSFIDPNVEPAVSMIDTALGNMPKRGNLSGNALLTLQGLVCLLKDKEALIQQTQALLATPAEENVLDDLLQGFQQEAPVLNLPPEHSYIPSSPRLDSLGLW encoded by the coding sequence ATGGAGAAGATTATGGAAACTCCTATTCTGAACACACCTTTGCAAGTTTTGGACAATATTCTGGCACTGAATTTGAACATTACGCTTTGGTCGGCCAGAAAGAAGCTCACCGCTGAAGACTTTGGTGGTGTAGAGCTTCCGCCTGACGATTTGGCCTCTCTCGGCTCCAAAAAAATCTGCGACCCGGCCAGACTCAACGTCTTTACCAAGCTCAAGGCTCGTGCGTTCAGTCTTCTGGATAAACATGGCGTCCGTTTTCTTTCGGGCTGGGCGATACCGGACGACAAGGCCGGAGATATCATCCAGGGGCTATGCGAAATCCGAGATGAGTTTTTCACGGAAAAGCAGAACTTTCTGAACGTGTACGATGCTGCCATAGCTGACTGGATTGCCCGACATCCTTCCTGGGCCAACATCATCGAAAATTCAACGGTCAGCAGGGAGTATGTGGAGTCTCGGATGGGGTTTTCTTGGCAGCTCTATCGGGTATCTCCTGCTGCTGGTCTCGAAAGCGATCTGGCCATGACGGAATCTGGTCTGCATGAAGAGGTAGAAGGTCTCGGAAGTACGCTTTTTGCCGAAATCGCCAAGGATGCTGCGGAGATTTGGAAGAAGGTGTTTGAAGGAAAAACGGAGGTCACGCACAAGGCTCTGTCTCCCTTGAAAACGATGCGCAATAAGCTCGCCGGTCTTTCCTTCATCGACCCCAATGTGGAACCGGCTGTCTCCATGATCGACACCGCCCTCGGAAATATGCCCAAGCGTGGAAATCTGTCAGGAAACGCGCTTCTTACGCTTCAGGGCCTCGTATGCCTGCTCAAGGACAAGGAGGCACTGATTCAGCAGACACAGGCGTTACTGGCTACCCCGGCAGAAGAAAATGTACTGGATGATCTGTTGCAGGGGTTCCAGCAAGAAGCCCCCGTACTGAATCTCCCGCCTGAGCATAGCTACATTCCATCCAGCCCACGCCTCGATAGTTTGGGTCTGTGGTAA
- a CDS encoding VWA domain-containing protein translates to MSVTMKAMPLVASMLGNKLGVKVVIGSSDTACTNGDTIFLPPLPVDDEGVLYPLVSGFIDHEAAHIRHTDLGVLNGKRLTPVEKYLWNAIEDWRVEHEIIKRYPGCHEHFIWLIRHFFLKDTEEEKAGENDSPAFSVLNYVLLTLRSWDVPELVRNCELEANIMQKYWPGLRSSIDAIMRDIPARCRSTQDSLDFAQDILRLIEQEVQKEQKSTESPVVSPSITAQDNSEQTQQEPQTGGEEQPLQDLLQATEEEMPTSMGKQLSDMISGQCSPQQHKGMSVAVTGKLLTAELPDALIMEAQAISRALRTKLQGLLQSQILRRSSPSRHGKLCGHGLYRIAVHDPRLFMKTESVTGIDTAVHILLDISGSMTSCIELAGAACYSVALALAAIPGISVGVSAFPADYKEDVAATVYPLLRHGKRITNSFAAEAHGSTPMTEALWWVLGMLSTRPEHRKIVFVVTDGYPDDPETAKETIAVAKRMGIEVLGIGIDAPAIISMIPGSENITDIRELAPAMFRLLQQIMTEKGR, encoded by the coding sequence ATGTCAGTCACGATGAAAGCCATGCCGCTTGTTGCCTCGATGCTAGGCAACAAGCTGGGGGTCAAAGTCGTTATCGGTTCTTCGGATACCGCCTGCACTAACGGCGATACCATATTCCTTCCACCTCTTCCCGTTGACGATGAAGGAGTTCTGTATCCTCTGGTGAGCGGCTTTATCGACCATGAGGCGGCTCATATCCGGCATACGGACCTTGGCGTGTTGAATGGAAAGAGACTTACCCCTGTCGAAAAATACCTCTGGAATGCCATAGAGGACTGGCGGGTGGAGCATGAAATCATAAAGCGCTATCCGGGATGTCATGAGCATTTTATCTGGCTCATACGGCATTTTTTCTTGAAGGATACGGAAGAAGAAAAGGCTGGGGAAAATGACTCCCCGGCCTTTTCTGTTCTGAACTATGTGCTCCTGACGCTGCGTTCCTGGGATGTGCCTGAGCTGGTTCGTAATTGCGAACTCGAAGCAAATATTATGCAAAAATACTGGCCCGGACTACGCTCCAGTATTGACGCGATCATGCGGGATATTCCGGCCCGATGCCGATCTACGCAGGATTCGCTGGATTTTGCCCAAGATATTCTCCGGCTGATCGAACAGGAAGTCCAGAAGGAACAGAAATCCACCGAAAGCCCAGTAGTATCCCCCTCGATAACTGCGCAGGATAACTCAGAACAAACCCAACAAGAACCACAAACAGGAGGTGAAGAACAACCGCTCCAAGACCTTCTACAAGCAACGGAAGAAGAGATGCCAACCTCTATGGGTAAGCAGCTCTCCGACATGATTTCCGGCCAATGCTCTCCCCAACAACACAAGGGAATGAGCGTGGCAGTAACAGGCAAGCTCTTAACAGCCGAACTTCCCGATGCGCTTATCATGGAGGCTCAGGCCATATCCAGAGCGTTACGGACAAAACTCCAAGGGCTTCTGCAATCCCAAATATTGCGGCGTTCCAGTCCCTCACGGCATGGAAAATTATGTGGGCATGGTCTCTACCGAATTGCCGTCCATGATCCTCGGCTGTTCATGAAAACCGAATCTGTGACAGGAATCGATACAGCCGTCCATATTCTTCTGGACATATCCGGCTCCATGACCAGCTGTATCGAACTTGCTGGTGCGGCCTGTTACTCCGTGGCGCTGGCTTTGGCTGCTATCCCGGGCATCTCCGTAGGCGTTTCTGCTTTCCCTGCCGATTATAAGGAAGATGTTGCGGCCACAGTTTACCCGTTATTGCGCCATGGTAAACGTATAACAAACTCATTCGCCGCAGAAGCTCATGGAAGCACACCCATGACTGAAGCCTTATGGTGGGTATTGGGGATGCTTTCGACACGACCAGAACATCGAAAAATCGTATTTGTGGTAACGGACGGCTACCCGGACGATCCTGAGACTGCCAAAGAAACGATAGCAGTAGCGAAACGGATGGGAATAGAGGTGCTGGGTATCGGCATCGACGCCCCAGCCATCATCTCTATGATTCCTGGCTCCGAAAACATCACCGACATCCGCGAACTGGCTCCGGCTATGTTCCGGCTACTTCAACAAATAATGACTGAAAAAGGGAGGTGA
- the ftsH gene encoding ATP-dependent zinc metalloprotease FtsH: MNQFTRNLILWGLISLAMVIVFNLFSQPQSSLQERMTYSEFLNQAQKGKIADVIIQGDIIKGKTTEGKSFQLYAPSDPQLVSKLIEQHVDVRAEPIEDSPWYMTLLVSWFPMLLLIGVWVFFMRQMQGGAGRAMSFGRSRARMLNQEQGRVTFEDVAGVDEAKEELSEVVDFLSNPRKFTRLGGRIPKGVLLVGPPGTGKTLLARAVAGEAGVPFFSISGSDFVEMFVGVGASRVRDLFIQGKKNAPCLIFIDEIDAVGRQRGAGLGGGHDEREQTLNQLLVEMDGFESNEGVILIAATNRPDVLDPALLRPGRFDRQVVVPTPDVKGRLKILEVHTRRTPLDKDVNLEVIARGTPGFSGAALENLVNEAALQAARDDKNLIDMKDFEYAKDKVLMGKERRSLILSDEEKKITAYHEGGHALVARLLPKTDPVHKVTIIPRGRALGVTMQLPEADRHSYSKEYLLNNLMVLLAGRAAEEIIFDTITTGAGNDIERATNMARKMVCEWGMSELIGPLSIGERGEEVFIGREWAHSRNFSEDTARIVDSEVKKLIEEAREKCQELLTNNLDTLHALATALLERETLTGDDIDLLIKGEELPPFIPENSNTEIKKEDSNTETFILDADEQNPSPPKTE, from the coding sequence TTGAATCAATTTACCAGGAATCTCATTTTATGGGGGCTTATATCCCTTGCAATGGTTATTGTTTTTAACCTATTTAGTCAGCCACAATCTTCATTACAAGAACGTATGACTTATAGTGAGTTTTTAAATCAAGCTCAAAAAGGTAAAATAGCTGACGTAATTATACAAGGCGATATTATTAAGGGAAAAACAACTGAAGGAAAATCTTTTCAGCTTTATGCTCCATCTGATCCACAATTGGTAAGCAAACTTATTGAGCAACATGTAGATGTTCGTGCTGAGCCTATTGAAGATTCTCCTTGGTATATGACACTACTTGTATCATGGTTTCCTATGCTTCTTTTAATAGGTGTATGGGTTTTTTTCATGCGCCAAATGCAGGGAGGAGCTGGGCGAGCTATGTCTTTTGGTCGCTCACGTGCAAGAATGCTAAACCAGGAACAAGGAAGAGTCACATTTGAAGATGTTGCAGGTGTGGATGAAGCTAAAGAAGAACTCTCTGAAGTTGTAGATTTTTTATCTAATCCAAGAAAATTTACACGATTAGGTGGTCGGATACCTAAAGGAGTCCTTCTTGTTGGCCCTCCTGGTACAGGGAAAACATTGCTTGCTCGAGCTGTAGCTGGTGAAGCAGGGGTTCCTTTTTTTTCCATTTCTGGTTCTGATTTTGTTGAGATGTTTGTTGGTGTAGGAGCATCTAGAGTACGAGATCTCTTTATACAAGGTAAAAAAAATGCTCCATGTCTTATTTTTATTGATGAAATTGATGCAGTAGGACGTCAGCGTGGCGCTGGCCTTGGCGGAGGACATGATGAAAGAGAACAAACACTTAATCAACTTTTAGTTGAAATGGATGGTTTTGAATCTAACGAAGGTGTTATTTTAATCGCAGCTACAAATCGTCCAGATGTTCTTGATCCAGCTCTATTAAGACCTGGAAGGTTTGATAGACAAGTTGTTGTTCCTACTCCTGATGTAAAAGGACGTTTAAAAATTCTTGAAGTCCATACTCGTCGGACACCACTTGATAAAGATGTTAATCTTGAAGTTATAGCTAGAGGCACACCAGGTTTTTCAGGAGCAGCACTTGAAAACCTTGTTAATGAAGCAGCACTTCAGGCAGCTAGAGATGATAAAAATTTAATTGATATGAAAGATTTTGAGTACGCTAAAGACAAAGTTCTAATGGGTAAAGAGCGACGTAGTCTCATTCTTTCTGATGAAGAAAAGAAAATTACAGCCTATCATGAAGGTGGACATGCACTTGTTGCACGTTTACTTCCAAAGACAGATCCAGTGCACAAAGTAACCATTATTCCTCGAGGTCGTGCTCTTGGTGTAACAATGCAATTACCTGAAGCAGATAGACATAGTTATTCAAAGGAATATTTATTAAATAACCTGATGGTGTTATTAGCTGGTAGAGCAGCTGAAGAAATTATATTTGATACTATTACAACAGGTGCAGGTAATGATATTGAACGTGCAACCAATATGGCAAGAAAAATGGTTTGTGAATGGGGTATGAGCGAGCTTATAGGACCATTATCAATTGGTGAGCGTGGAGAAGAGGTTTTTATTGGTAGAGAGTGGGCACATTCTAGAAACTTTAGTGAAGATACGGCTCGTATTGTTGATAGTGAAGTTAAAAAATTAATAGAAGAAGCTAGAGAAAAATGTCAAGAACTATTGACAAATAATCTTGATACGTTGCATGCTCTTGCTACAGCACTACTTGAACGAGAAACACTTACAGGTGATGATATAGATCTTCTTATCAAGGGGGAAGAACTACCTCCATTTATACCAGAAAACTCTAATACTGAAATTAAAAAAGAAGATTCAAATACTGAAACCTTTATTTTAGATGCTGATGAGCAGAATCCATCTCCTCCAAAAACAGAATAA
- the folP gene encoding dihydropteroate synthase → MKSSQIISYDNHWIVKGGRQINPTPFCIIGILNITPDSFSDGGRYLITKDVIEHTKQMLQSGAQVIDIGAESTRPFAEPIIEEVEKERLIPHFKILKEQFPDVIFSIDTYKAFTAKAALELGADIINDVSGCTFEPNLLDILVEYKPGFVLCHTQGKPKTMQVNPSYKDIIEELLYFFESQMSLITKAGLPEDRIVLDPGICFGKKKEHTEIIMKNIERLKVLGRPLYIGLSRKSFFKQFFDLDVHERDEATRIATALLAARGVRYHRVHDVAGCTQALKITEVFTPFL, encoded by the coding sequence ATGAAAAGTAGTCAAATAATCAGTTATGATAATCATTGGATAGTTAAAGGGGGTAGGCAAATAAATCCTACCCCTTTTTGTATTATTGGAATACTGAATATAACGCCTGACTCATTTTCAGATGGAGGAAGATATTTAATAACAAAAGATGTTATTGAGCATACAAAACAAATGCTTCAATCTGGAGCACAAGTTATTGATATAGGTGCGGAATCTACACGTCCTTTTGCAGAACCAATTATAGAAGAAGTTGAGAAAGAAAGACTTATTCCTCACTTTAAAATATTAAAAGAACAATTTCCTGATGTTATTTTTTCTATAGATACGTATAAGGCTTTTACTGCAAAAGCAGCATTAGAGTTAGGTGCTGATATTATTAACGATGTTTCAGGATGTACGTTTGAACCTAACCTTTTAGATATACTTGTAGAGTATAAACCTGGTTTTGTGTTATGTCATACTCAAGGTAAACCTAAAACAATGCAAGTTAATCCTTCATATAAAGATATTATCGAAGAATTATTATATTTCTTCGAGTCCCAAATGTCTCTTATTACAAAAGCAGGGTTACCTGAAGATAGAATTGTGCTTGATCCAGGGATATGTTTTGGAAAGAAAAAAGAACATACAGAAATAATAATGAAAAATATTGAGAGACTAAAAGTTTTAGGAAGACCTTTATATATAGGTCTCTCTAGAAAATCATTTTTTAAACAATTTTTTGATCTTGATGTCCATGAACGTGATGAAGCAACACGTATAGCTACTGCATTACTTGCAGCTAGAGGTGTAAGATATCATCGTGTCCATGATGTAGCAGGATGTACTCAAGCATTAAAAATAACAGAAGTTTTTACTCCATTTTTGTAA
- the cdaA gene encoding diadenylate cyclase CdaA, giving the protein MDFIPFSWRDLLDITLVTILIYRVILLVKGTRALSALSGLLLLILIYLGAQYLGLYTLGWLLENLFGSLFLVIIILFHDDIRQALSRVGVHNFWKKKKEIAPSLIDNIIWACQHFAKRRIGALIVFEREIPLTDMMQEGVMLDSILSKELLLTLFYPMTALHDGAVIIRRGRIAAAGCILPLAQMDRQAFGTRHRAALGVTEVSDAFVIVVSEERGEISMVSRGKLVVVSDIEQLIESLRDVLDYK; this is encoded by the coding sequence ATGGATTTCATCCCTTTTAGTTGGAGGGACTTACTTGACATTACATTAGTAACGATACTTATTTATCGAGTTATCTTATTAGTAAAAGGCACCCGTGCACTTTCAGCTTTATCTGGTCTGCTTTTACTTATTCTTATTTATCTTGGTGCGCAATATTTAGGACTTTATACCCTTGGATGGTTATTAGAAAACTTATTTGGTTCTCTCTTTTTAGTAATTATTATTTTATTTCATGATGATATACGTCAAGCTCTTTCAAGAGTGGGTGTTCATAATTTTTGGAAGAAAAAGAAAGAAATTGCTCCAAGTTTAATTGATAATATTATTTGGGCTTGTCAACACTTTGCTAAAAGACGTATAGGCGCACTTATTGTTTTTGAAAGAGAGATACCCCTTACAGATATGATGCAAGAAGGAGTGATGTTAGATTCTATTCTCTCAAAAGAACTACTTTTAACACTTTTTTATCCGATGACAGCCCTTCATGATGGAGCTGTTATTATCCGTAGAGGAAGAATTGCTGCAGCAGGATGTATTTTACCTTTAGCACAAATGGATCGACAAGCATTTGGTACACGTCATAGAGCTGCCCTTGGTGTTACAGAAGTAAGTGATGCTTTTGTTATTGTTGTCTCTGAAGAACGTGGTGAAATTAGCATGGTTTCAAGAGGAAAACTTGTGGTTGTATCTGATATTGAACAATTGATAGAGAGTTTACGTGATGTTCTTGACTACAAGTGA